Genomic segment of Bacteroidota bacterium:
TTCACTGATATGGGCAAAGGAATTTTTTCTCCAATTACAGGTTCTACCACATCATAGAATTTTACAGGATGAGCTGTTTCTACAAAAATACCTTTTTGCCCAGGATGTTGATCTAAATATCTCTCCAACGCTAAATAACCAACAGCACCATGCGGATCGAGTAAATAATCGTTTGATTGTTTAATGACTTTCATCGTTGCTTTTGTTTCCTCATCAGTAATGCTTACACTACTTAGTTTTTCTTTCAATGATAAAAATTCATTGTCGAATAATTCCAATATGCGTACAAAATTGCTGGGATTACCTACATCCATTGCATTGGATAAAGTAGGTACAGCTTTTTTAGGCTGATAGTTCTGTGTATTCATGTAAACAGTCACGATATCATTGGCATTGCAGGCGGCTATGAAATGGGAGACGGGTAAGCCACTGATATGTGCAAGAATACCTGCACATATATTTCCGAAATTGCCGCTGGGCACTGATATAACAGGTGGATTATTTTTTTCTTTCCATTGTTTGTAAGCAAAGAAATAATAAAACTGTTGCGGCAGCCATCTTGCTACATTGATGGAGTTTGCCGAAGTAAGAAATAGCTTTTTATTTAATGCTTCATCAGCAAAAGCCTGTTTTACCATTTGCTGGCAATCGTCAAAACTTCCATTTACTTCCAGGGCCTGGATATTTTTTCCGAGTGTTGTCAGTTGCTTTTCCTGCACTGAACTTACTTTACCTGATGGATAAAGTATAACTACATCCACACCATCCACAGTATAAAATCCATTAGCAACTGCGCCACCGGTATCTCCACTGGTTGCGACCAGTACAGTAACATTCAGACCGCTTTTAGCGTCCCGACTGTTTTTTGAAAAATATCCCAAACAACGGCTCATAAACCTTGCACCA
This window contains:
- the thrC gene encoding threonine synthase, yielding MKFYSLNKKSSVVSFKEATILGQAPDKGLYFPEHIPVFDPSFFKDIEKLSNEEIAFRVILPYVSEDIPGEELRRIVAETINFPIPLVKVNEQISSLELFHGPTLAFKDVGARFMSRCLGYFSKNSRDAKSGLNVTVLVATSGDTGGAVANGFYTVDGVDVVILYPSGKVSSVQEKQLTTLGKNIQALEVNGSFDDCQQMVKQAFADEALNKKLFLTSANSINVARWLPQQFYYFFAYKQWKEKNNPPVISVPSGNFGNICAGILAHISGLPVSHFIAACNANDIVTVYMNTQNYQPKKAVPTLSNAMDVGNPSNFVRILELFDNEFLSLKEKLSSVSITDEETKATMKVIKQSNDYLLDPHGAVGYLALERYLDQHPGQKGIFVETAHPVKFYDVVEPVIGEKIPLPISVKEIIDKEKVSTKIDADYNLLKEFLLK